The Hydrogenobacter sp. genome segment CATACTATATTATTCCCTATGAAGTTATCGGATTATGCTAAAAAGCTTGGCATTAGTTATAAGACCGCAAGGCTAAAGGAGGAGCTTGTCAAAGATGCATAGAGCCATTCAAGTCTCATGCCCTCTGACAAAGAGGAAAAAAGACACCATCAAAAGAATACTCACCGAATACAGAAAAACAGCAAAAGCCATAGCCAGTTATCAGTGGTTTCTGTTCTTCACTCAAGGCTCCTTCAACAGAAAGGCAAACATAAAGCATATAAGCTCTAACCTCTCTGAAAGATACAAATACACAATACAGTATCATGTGGTAGTGCCTGTCTTAGAAAGCTTTATCTCCAACC includes the following:
- a CDS encoding RNA-guided endonuclease TnpB family protein; protein product: MHRAIQVSCPLTKRKKDTIKRILTEYRKTAKAIASYQWFLFFTQGSFNRKANIKHISSNLSERYKYTIQYHVVVPVLESFISNLKNRFAEIVKNSNLLEKTKRVLLYLNKNNEWFISKSEKAVYV